A genome region from Sceloporus undulatus isolate JIND9_A2432 ecotype Alabama chromosome 1, SceUnd_v1.1, whole genome shotgun sequence includes the following:
- the XIRP2 gene encoding xin actin-binding repeat-containing protein 2 isoform X2, protein MALYQAAVSKAEISNSSTNAVEEAEAYRIPGGLASVKNQFEKGEASSTQSAQYQYQHKSVQKVTSRSQAKMSSSSSTETQVNELTSGATQLEAFQSETVSHQEQESTEIKKTSNVTQSADKPEVNAAMNEEIPKISAQSLKQHFEKTAQGKTFLSGRESGTPAKQIKIEKECQEMVWPSSAVSSSAEAVSTSRHQEAYMVRKTEYRSAASAAACYTSPKYGSTEEFPPPPSPDLLQAPSEMTEFSQSPEPSPSLSKQPLPKDLYSKQRNLYELKRLYKHIHPELRKNLEKDYFNDISEIVSSSTTETESSLAGDVRQARSIFENSESSPQKCMSPEREYLEWDEILKGEVQSMRWIFENQPLDSIRDESPDPNDVKSIADQEIIAGGDVKYTTWMFETQPIDSLGAHPSEDPESADRVPELACGDVRTATWMFETQALDSMNKIHHEKEQESDETCIKEITGGDVKTVKYMFEMQHLDSLGQLYSVDETKLLQLRSELKEIKGDVKRSIRHFETLPMYVIRNNLGQMLEIKTVHREDLERGDVRTVRWMFETQPLDMINKESTEIKVVRGISMEESIKGEVGRAKWLFETQPLDTIKEESEETIVEKEAILGTDVCRKCWLFETQPLDTLKENEDTNPLQSEEIIGGDVNTTKHLFETLPMDMLKDSPDVGKLPKMEATEEEKGDVRHQKWIFETKPLEQIGEERKEFVRTVQLEEIDKGDVSSCRHVFETCHLRKQDDSYKIQVEGVMQGAVKLNKAVFETTPLYAIQDRLGKYHKVKTIRQEEIIRGDVRNCRWLFETRPIDQFDESVEKIEIIKGISSQEVQSGDVKTAKWLFETQPLDSIKHFTHVEDEESETESKTTEVVKGDVKTCKWLFETQPMETLYDKETVVSDSEEIQKGDVKTCTWLFETQPLDAIGEDSETAIKLHTVEQENIQGSDVRTACFVFETEKLENIQGEEGKEIKRVVEIDIQPGDVSTMRYKFENQSLDSINSSSEEVLKKIKTLQHEDIQKGDVLRCCWLFENQSLDEITEYEEDRTSVKTVTDIQGGNVRKGCFIFETFSLDQIKDDSSGDINTNKTVSEDKITKGDVKSYRMLFETQPLYAIQDREGYYHEVTTVKKEEVIHGDVRGTRWLFETKPLESINKTDNVYVIKSVTQEDIQKGDVSSVRYRFETQPLDTISDEEKTIVPTVDSVQGGDVKASKKLFESEEAQESMYVRTVSVSEIQHGNVKTSTWLFETHTIDEIRGEESEYKDVKTVTKEEVQEGDVQHAVWLFENQPLDSIKETDESDTKIDKEEIPQADVKTTTWLFETTPFHEFNESKVEKEEIIGKSVKETLKELYSHKVVETHGIILESDEIGDVRMAKYKLMNQETPEIQKEEVIKGDLANIMLNLLSKPSTVERESKVNEDEKGNVNLTKQQLLNRSTDVHIEKEEVVRGDIQQAIKNLFSKDSSVKHGILIQENERGDINMTVYSLFHKKDDNNIKQDEIISGDVKRTIHSLLSSAMNNEILERPKIDDSERGNVQFFTTCIEAGALDYLKHLLTGTNETFSRRNQEDEEEEIIGGDVEGTKLLLKKKKSNIQRTVNEADIIPGDVCNAVKIFMTEPQTTSCHVCKEEIIKGDLKAALNSLSQAINQTTVTEKEEIIKADILATLKSLKESAHQLKETEKPDVIPGDIKQAIESLERARHTKNVILREEVVQGDLESTLRSLKAAQQSFKEVAREEIDSRENQTMEGSFLEGSAERKTLQHQAATHRNLKQTNKNLFNPSQQLVKHEISINDSLQNNINSHKKHHAGMKFEQESILSEGTRAIHLDQKESTKAHPADKKNVKGLSSSQYKVMEKGDKSIGNIREHNIGKGEAKCHTDQYMIDQSAFYSNVQKKERMEKSEASRMMRKDTSSSFVQSAKQMTGKKHNIFHESKYEKCFDTNHQEETKEKSTLSTCDHSSSHREAEELVNMSTCMSSKAAGHFQTQEMQHDKKQSQDSKEVCKEKKNNVKAIQAEVSMASEQNIKSDQKVRATQEMHSQFKEAERKQKCNVVQQKEKSMLRFRGKAKVEAAQSEFKVMGGNPVNLIKNPKGLDRSDIDSPPPPPPPPSPPVSVTSSDAELPLPPPPPPLTHFMMASDRQSFPSPPPPIGQGKMEGEHFPPTPPPVEDKDESELACVPSPSPLPQPSTVPHPKEKKDNFLKHLDKTLQASVQHHDSLKGSRGPYIRQRQQMKPQKDLETSQPRTPRKIQPNVVQINTQNDTMKMVEEKTESTMMMKTVSHEKKEEVCTKVEEVIRPSSVTEAIKLKTLPMKRTVAFPLVRSPSLPLEATQTKPKPYVRKFKTPLMIAEERYRQQREEIEQNQAKDVSLTVMRRNSETWGSSVQKESETCNPVLNLEELHQTPLQGILFSATSEMPTEPECHSKAQVGRSQADEPQPMPKVAAADQSQDIFKISAEEHSKKTTVHDLQNLTKHSKSSQKVEAQREHTIHKREQYQNEEQLHMSKAKTVSPTFKVKTIKLPPLDQSLHEIHKDSVVLKNQEGASIQKQQIHEKQKENISSSTVKKQKTAKSNSLVNVDEMCLEKPLLKYTERKKEVKDKESSEVKQRLVQRQENEKGKIKQEKLSSVMEGKQSRVIVFPKEEKVTVQRNQEEVSNKSEKMVKQKIIDIHQDAQMPEQGKTLLWEKNKQNKLSQESCSLNQKERARETTTHQKKGLLKTTEPIQEFTPKKPLSSSLPRGLPQSNEKSPVDILEFLRKREEVQQVLSRVKEFETEPNKNGIKIFQAFINVIPDWLIEQEKKESLTYIAQQNNVEKMKEELLIVKEQAAKMLESCEDAIQTAMISMKPLKSRKDSLHIGGPSQKLAKDSIGFTMKGSQKIKETIGDTMAHQEINQIVSAQRFSEIRTASPSLRTRAPSPTYITIESRRIESPLREVLSPVQRESTPVPPSPPPRSATPTSKIHQQSAPCPSPSPPRSRSEQLAKLKDTTVKLSQGATQTRSVTPIPIIEKRSEIVKSPATLRRQIKIDTRQPDVLSSKMTPVNESHVTAGTVKKTKETHEESETNKMHISQKRGNIPEGSGPQGQNVGSVCFTQKFEIPKSDPKGLVHRYEASEQMIHIRKEPEVPEKLVNESEDKKDILIEMFNDKPKMEVLSQNRYVENGIISGQIKEERHRFSKSGFGHTSQEPEKQKEHFQKSPSKRQREPKENKTYKQKQCVVKEHSFEPTVCFDTKSCNECSSSMDSFENTIVESRTSTSTSRGTDGMQSGSFGFKRAPPTYEDVISGHILDISAGDSPDELLRNFQKTWQESERVFKSLGYTMSEAAEAEVRSSFHEEAEFISETATSGKGNVPTLSKEGLSNGVPACRQADFS, encoded by the exons AAGGTGACGAGCCGAAGTCAAGCCAAGATgtcaagcagcagcagcacagaaaCCCAAGTAAATGAGTTGACCTCAGGAGCAACACAGCTGGAGGCCTTTCAATCGGAAACG GTTTCTCATCAAGAGCAAGAATCCACTGAGATTAAGAAGACTTCTAATGTTACTCAGAGTGCTGATAAACCAG AGGTCAATGCTGCCATGAATGAGGAGATTCCAAAGATTTCTGCACAATCCttaaaacagcactttgaaaaaACAGCCCAAGGAAAGACATTTCTTTCTGGCCGAGAGAGTGGAACGCCTGCAAAACAGATCAAG ATTGAAAAGGAGTGTCAAGAAATGGTCTGGCCTTCTTCAGCCGTTTCCTCTTCTGCTGAAGCTGTTTCTACAAGCAGACACCAGGAAGCGTACATGGTGAGGAAAACCGAGTACAGATCTGCTGCCTCAGCAGCAGCCTGCTACACCTCTCCTAAGTATGGAAGTACAGAGGAatttcctcctccaccatctcCAGACTTACTACAGGCGCCATCTGAAATGACAGAGTTTTCCCAGTCCCCTGAACCCTCTCCCTCTCTATCAAAGCAACCCCTCCCCAAAGATTTGTATTCTAAGCAAAGAAACCTTTATGAATTGAAGCGTTTATACAAGCATATTCATCCAGAATTGAGAAAGAATCTGGAAAAAGATTACTTCAATGATATTTCTGAGATAGTGTCGAGTAGCACTACTGAAACAGAAAGCTCGCTAGCAGGAGATGTACGTCAGGCTCGGTCCATCTTTGAAAATTCAGAAAGCAGCCCTCAAAAGTGCATGAGCCCAGAAAGGGAGTATTTGGAATGGGATGAAATTCTAAAAGGGGAGGTCCAGTCTATGAGGTGGATCTTTGAGAATCAGCCCCTGGATTCAATCAGAGATGAATCTCCTGATCCAAATGATGTTAAAAGCATCGCAGATCAAGAAATAATTGCAGGTGGAGACGTTAAGTATACTACTTGGATGTTTGAAACACAGCCCATAGATTCATTGGGTGCACATCCTTCAGAGGACCCAGAAAGTGCTGACAGAGTTCCTGAACTAGCTTGTGGAGATGTCCGCACGGCCACTTGGATGTTTGAAACTCAGGCATTAGACTCAATGAATAAAATTCACCATGAAAAAGAACAAGAATCTGATGAAACCTGTATCAAGGAGATCACTGGTGGAGATGTCAAAACAGTGAAGTACATGTTTGAAATGCAGCATCTGGATAGCCTGGGGCAGCTTTATTCGGTGGATGAAACTAAGTTGCTGCAGCTTAGATCAGAACTAAAGGAGATTAAAGGGGATGTGAAGAGAAGTATAAGACATTTTGAAACCCTACCAATGTATGTTATTAGAAACAATTTAGGCCAAATGCTAGAGATTAAAACTGTCCATAGGGAAGATCTGGAGAGAGGAGATGTCAGAACTGTACGCTGGATGTTTGAAACACAGCCTCTAGACATGATCAACAAAGAGTCCACGGAAATCAAAGTTGTCCGTGGAATCTCCATGGAGGAAAGCATCAAAGGTGAAGTGGGCAGGGCAAAATGGTTATTTGAAACCCAGCCTTTGGATACTATTAAAGAGGAATCTGAAGAAACGATTGTGGAGAAAGAAGCCATTCTAGGCACAGATGTCTGCAGAAAATGTTGGCTTTTTGAAACTCAGCCTCTTGATACcctgaaagaaaatgaagatacCAATCCTTTGCAATCAGAAGAAATAATAGGAGGGGATGTAAATACCACTAAACACCTATTTGAAACATTGCCAATGGATATGCTAAAAGACAGCCCAGATGTTGGAAAACTTCCAAAAATGGAGGCCactgaggaagagaaaggggatgTGAGGCATCAAAAATGGATTTTTGAGACTAAGCCTCTTGAACAGAttggagaggaaagaaaagaatttgTAAGAACTGTGCAACTGGAGGAAATTGACAAGGGAGATGTAAGCAGCTGTAGACATGTATTTGAAACATGCCATTTAAGGAAACAGGATGACTCGTATAAAATTCAAGTTGAAGGTGTAATGCAAGGTGCAGTCAaattaaataaagctgtttttgaaACAACTCCATTGTATGCAATTCAGGATAGACTTGGGAAATatcacaaagttaaaacaattcgACAAGAGGAGATAATTAGGGGGGATGTCAGAAACTGCAGGTGGCTATTTGAAACCAGGCCCATTGATCAGTTTGATGAGAGTGTTGAAAAAATTGAGATTATCAAAGGGATATCTTCACAAGAAGTACAGTCAGGTGATGTCAAAACAGCAAAGTGGCTGTTTGAAACTCAGCCTCTTGACTCCATCAAACATTTTACTCATGTCGAAGATGAAGAAAGTGAAACAGAGTCCAAGACAACAGAAGTTGTCAAGGGGGATGTGAAAACGTGCAAGTGGCTATTTGAAACACAACCAATGGAAACTCTGTATGACAAAGAAACAGTAGTGTCTGatagtgaagagatccagaaaGGAGATGTCAAAACCTGCACATGGCTTTTTGAAACCCAGCCACTCGATGCAATAGGGGAAGACTCAGAAACAGCCATAAAACTGCACACAGTGGAGCAGGAGAACATTCAGGGCAGTGATGTCCGCACAGCATGTTTCGTTTTTGAAACAGAGAAGCTAGAAAACATACAAGGAGAAGAAGGTAAAGAAATCAAGCGGGTTGTAGAAATTGATATCCAGCCTGGAGATGTTTCTACCATGAGGTATAAATTTGAGAACCAGTCATTAGACTCCATAAATTccagttcagaagaggttttgaaGAAAATTAAAACCTTACAGCATGAAGACATACAGAAAGGGGATGTTTTGCGTTGTTGTTGGCTTTTTGAAAACCAGTCTCTGGATGAAATAACAGAGTATGAAGAAGACAGAACCTCAGTAAAAACTGTGACAGACATACAGGGTGGAAATGTGAGAAAAGGATGCTTTATCTTTGAGACTTTTTCTTTGGATCAGATTAAAGATGACTCTTCTGGAGATATAAACACCAATAAAACTGTTAGTGAAGATAAAATAACAAAAGGAGATGTGAAAAGCTACAGAATGCTCTTTGAGACCCAACCACTTTATGCAATTCAGGACAGAGAAGGGTATTATCATGAGGTGACTACTGTTAAAAAGGAAGAAGTCATTCATGGAGATGTACGTGGGACTCGCTGGCTGTTTGAAACAAAGCCTCTAGAATcaataaacaaaacagacaatGTATATGTTATAAAATCAGTCACCCAAGAAGATATTCAGAAAGGAGATGTTAGTTCAGTCAGATACAGATTTGAAACACAGCCATTAGACACCATTTCTGATGAGGAAAAAACAATTGTTCCCACAGTTGACAGTGTTCAGGGTGGTGATgtgaaagcaagcaagaaattATTTGAGTCTGAAGAAGCCCAAGAAAGCATGTATGTAAGGACAGTGAGTGTCAGTGAAATACAGCATGGCAATGTTAAGACATCAACTTGGCTGTTTGAAACCCATACCATAGATGAGATCAGAGGAGAGGAATCAGAGTATAAAGATGTCAAGACAGTAACAAAGGAGGAGGTGCAAGAAGGTGATGTTCAGCATGCAGTGTGGCTTTTTGAAAACCAGCCGCTAGACTCCATTAAGGAAACTGATGAAAGCGATACAAAAATAGATAAAGAGGAAATTCCACAGGCAGACGTTAAAACCACAACATGGCTCTTTGAAACAACTCCTTTCCATGAATTCAATGAAAGTAAAGTTGAAAAGGAAGAAATCATTGGGAAAAGTGTGAAGgaaactttaaaggaactttaTTCTCACAAGGTCGTAGAAACACATGGAATTATCTTGGAGTCAGATGAAATTGGAGATGTCAGAATGGCAAAATATAAACTGATGAACCAGGAGACTCCTGAAATACAAAAAGAAGAGGTTATTAAAGGAGACTTAGCCAACATCATGTTGAACTTGCTGTCCAAACCCAGCACTGTTGAAAGGGAAAGTAAAGTAAATGAAGATGAAAAGGGCAATGTGAATTTGACCAAACAGCAGTTGCTGAATAGATCAACAGATGTTCATATTgaaaaggaagaggtggtgagagGTGATATACAGCAAGCCATTAAAAACCTGTTTAGTAAGGATAGCTCTGTAAAACATGGAATTTTAATTCAGGAAAATGAGAGGGGTGACATTAACATGACAGTCTATTCTCTTTTTCACAAAAAGGATGATAATAACATTAAGCAAGATGAAATTATTAGTGGTGATGTAAAACGTACAATTCACAGCCTTCTCTCTTCTGCCATGAATAATGAAATATTAGAAAGACCTAAAATAGATGACTCTGAAAGGGGCAATGTTCAGTTTTTTACAACATGCATAGAGGCTGGAGCTCTGGATTATCTGAAACACCTCCTGACAGGGACAAATGAAACATTTTCCAGAAGGAAtcaagaagatgaggaggaagaaataaTTGGTGGTGATGTTGAAGGGACAAAGCTGTTACTTAAGAAAAAGAAGTCCAATATTCAACGGACAGTTAATGAAGCTGATATCATCCCTGGAGATGTATGTAATGCAGTTAAAATCTTTATGACTGAACCACAGACTACATCTTGTCATGTATGCAAAGAAGAAATTATAAAAGGCGATTTGAAGGCAGCTTTAAATTCCCTCAGCCAGGCCATAAATCAAACAACTGTTACAGAGAAGGAAGAAATTATAAAAGCTGACATCCTTGCAACTCTGAAGTCTCTTAAAGAATCAGCTCATCagctgaaagaaacagaaaaacctGATGTCATTCCAGGTGATATTAAGCAGGCTATTGAATCTCTGGAGAGAGcaagacacacaaaaaatgtaatCTTGAGAGAAGAGGTTGTTCAAGGTGACCTTGAGTCCACATTGAGGTCTTTAAAAGCAGCTCAGCAGTCTTTCAAGGAAGTAGCTAGAGAGGAAATAGACAGCAGAGAGAATCAGACAATGGAAGGGAGCTTTCTGGAAGGTTCAGCAGAAAGAAAAACACTACAGCACCAAGCAGCCACTCATAGAAATTTGAAACAGACCAACAAGAATCTGTTTAATCCATCTCAACAGTTAGTCAAACATGAAATTAGTATAAATGACAGTTTACAAAATAATATAAACTCTCATAAGAAACATCATGCAGGGATGAAGTTTGAACAAGAGAGCATCCTCTCTGAAGGTACGAGAGCAATCCATCTGGATCAGAAAGAGAGCACCAAGGCACATCCAGCAGATAAGAAAAATGTGAAGGGCTTATCTAGTTCCCAATACAAAGTCATGGAAAAAGGAGATAAGTCTATAGGTAACATCAGAGAACATAACATTGGCAAAGGAGAAGCAAAGTGTCATACAGATCAATATATGATTGATCAATCTGCTTTTTATAGCAATgttcaaaagaaggaaagaatggaaaaatcagAGGCGAGCAGAATGATGAGGAAAGACACTTCATCCAGTTTTGTACAGTCCGCAAAACAAATGACTGGAAAGAAACATAATATATTTCATGAAAGTAAATATGAGAAATGTTTTGACACAAACCATCAAGAGGagacaaaagaaaaatcaacacTGTCAACATGTGATCATAGCTCCAGTCACAGAGAAGCAGAGGAACTGGTCAACATGTCAACCTGCATGAGTTCCAAAGCAGCTGGCCATTTTCAAACACAAGAGATGCAACATGATAAAAAACAATCTCAggattcaaaggaggtttgcaaagagaagaaaaataatgttaaGGCAATCCAAGCTGAGGTTTCCATGGCAtcagaacaaaatataaaatctgaTCAAAAAGTCAGAGCCACACAGGAAATGCACAGCCAATTTAAAGAAGCTGAAAGGAAACAAAAGTGTAATGTTGTCCAGCAAAAGGAGAAATCCATGCTGAGGTTCAGGGGAAAGGCTAAAGTAGAAGCTGCACAGTCAGAGTTCAAGGTTATGGGGGGAAATCCAGTAAATCTGATCAAGAATCCTAAGGGCCTGGATAGGTCAGACATTGATTCTCCACCCCCGCCGccacctcctccttcacctccggTTTCAGTCACTTCCTCCGATGCTGAATTAcctctgccaccaccacctcctcctctaaCTCATTTCATGATGGCTTCTGACAGGCAAAGTTTTCCTTCACCTCCACCACCCATAGGGCAGGGCAAAATGGAGGGTGAGCATTTTCCTCCCACACCGCCCCCAGTAGAAGACAAAGATGAAAGTGAACTGGCTTGTGTTCCATCTCCCTCACCTCTTCCTCAACCCTCAACTGTTCCCCAtcccaaagaaaagaaagataatttCCTCAAACATCTTGACAAAACATTACAAGCATCAGTTCAACATCATGACAGTCTTAAAGGGAGCAGAGGCCCATACATCCGGCAACGCCAACAGATGAAACCGCAGAAAGATTTAGAAACAAGCCAGCCTAGAACACCTAGAAAAATACAGCCAAATGTTGTTCAGATAAACACACAAAATGATACTATGAAAATGGtggaagaaaagacagaaagcaCAATGATGATGAAGACTGTTAGccatgaaaagaaagaggaagtctGCACAAAAGTTGAAGAGGTTATAAGGCCTTCGTCAGTTACAGAAGCAATCAAGCTGAAGACACTGCCAATGAAAAGAACAGTTGCATTTCCATTGGTTAGGTCTCCTTCTCTTCCATTAGAGGCAACACAAACAAAACCTAAGCCTTACGTACGAAAATTTAAAACTCCTTTAATGATTGCAGAAGAACGATACAGACAGCAAAGGGAAGAGATAGAGCAAAACCAAGCCAAAGATGTTTCTCTGACAGTTATGAGAAGAAACAGTGAAACCTGGGGAAGTTCTGTTCAGAAAGAGTCAGAAACATGTAATCCAGTCCTAAATCTAGAAGAACTGCATCAAACCCCTCTGCAAGGGATATTGTTCTCTGCCACGTCAGAGATGCCCACTGAGCCTGAATGTCACAGCaaggcccaagtgggaaggtccCAAGCTGATGAACCACAGCCTATGCCAAAAGTAGCAGCAGCAGATCAGTctcaagacatttttaaaatctcagcagAAGAgcacagtaaaaaaacaacagtgcatGATTTACAAAACCTTACTAAACATAGTAAATCTTCCCAGAAGGTAGAGGCCCAGAGAGAACATACTATCCACAAGAGAGAGCAATACCAAAATGAGGAGCAATTGCATATGTCAAAAGCTAAAACAGTGTCCCCTACTTTCAAAGTCAAAACCATCAAGCTTCCACCTTTAGATCAAAGCTTACATGAAATCCACAAGGATTCTGTGGTGCTCAAAAACCAAGAGGGAGCTAGTATTCAGAAACAACAAATtcatgaaaaacagaaagaaaacataagCAGTTCTACCGTCAAAAAGCAGAAGACTGCAAAATCGAATAGTCTTGTGAATGTTGATGAGATGTGCCTGGAAAAGCCACTTTTAAagtacacagaaagaaagaaagaagtaaaggaCAAAGAATCCAGTGAAGTGAAACAGAGGTTAGTTCAAAGGCAGGAAAATGAGAAAGGTAAAATTAAACAAGAAAAACTCTCTTCAGTTATGGAAGGAAAACAGAGTCGAGTAATTGTTTTCcctaaagaagaaaaagtaacAGTTCAACGAAATCAAGAAGAGGTTAGCAATAAATCAGAAAAAATGGTCAAGCAAAAGATAATTGATATACACCAAGATGCACAGATGCCTGAACAAGGGAAAACTCTTCTTTGGgagaaaaacaagcaaaataaactGTCCCAGGAAAGTTGTAGCCTAAACCAAAAAGAACGTGCTAGGGAAACAACAACCCATCAGAAAAAAGGCCTTCTGAAAACAACAGAGCCAATACAAGAGTTTACACCAAAAAAACCATTATCATCCAGTTTACCAAGAGGATTGCCACAAAGCAATGAGAAAAGCCCAGTAGATATATTAGAGTTTTTGAGGAAACGTGAGGAGGTACAGCAGGTGTTATCTAGAGTGAAAGAGTTTGAAACAGAGCCAAATAAAAATGGGATCAAAATATTTCAGGCATTCATAAATGTTATACCAGACTGGCTGAtagaacaagaaaagaaagaaagcttaacCTACATTGCACAACAGAATAATGTAGAGAAGATGAAAGAAGAATTATTGATTGTTAAGGAGCAAGCTGCCAAAATGCTTGAATCATGTGAAGATGCCATCCAGACAGCCATGATTTCCATGAAACCTCTGAAATCTAGAAAGGACTCTCTTCACATTGGTGGACCATCACAGAAACTAGCTAAAGACAGCATAGGCTTTACCATGAAAGGCTCACAGAAGATTAAAGAGACAATCGGAGACACAATGGCCCATCAAGAAATAAATCAGATAGTCAGTGCACAGAGATTTTCAGAAATCAGAACAGCTTCACCATCCCTAAGGACACGAGCACCCTCACCGACATACATCACAATTGAATCCAGGCGTATTGAATCCCCTCTCAGGGAGGTCTTGTCTCCGGTCCAAAGGGAAAGCACTCCAGTTCCACCATCACCTCCCCCCAGAAGTGCTACACCAACATCCAAGATACATCAACAGTCAGCCCCTtgcccctctccctctcctccaagaaGCCGTTCAGAGCAGCTTGCCAAGCTGAAAGACACAACAGTGAAACTGTCTCAAGGGGCAACACAAACTAGATCAGTAACCCCAATTCCTATCATAGAGAAAAGATCAGAGATTGTTAAATCTCCTGCAACACTCCGTCGGCAAATCAAGATTGACACACGTCAACCTGATGTTTTGTCTTCAAAAATGACCCCTGTAAATGAATCACATGTAACTGCtggcacagtgaagaaaactaaAGAAACTCACGAAGaatctgaaacaaacaaaatgcacatcTCCCAAAAGAGAGGGAACATTCCAGAAGGCTCAGGGCCAcaaggacaaaatgtaggctCTGTTTGTTTTACTCAAAAGTTTGAGATTCCCAAGTCTGATCCCAAAGGGCTTGTGCATAGGTATGAAGCATCTGAACAGATGATTCACATAAGAAAGGAACCAGAGGTACCTGAAAAACTGGTAAATGAAAGTGAGGATAAAAAAGACATACTCATAGAAATGTTTAATGATAAGCCAAAAATGGAGGTGCTATCCCAGAATAGGTATGTAGAAAATGGTATAATCAGTGGCCAAATTAAGGAAGAAAGGCATAGGTTTAGCAAGAGTGGATTTGGCCACACTTCTCAGGAGCCTGAAAAGCAAAAAGAACATTTCCAGAAGTCTCCAAGCAAGCGACAAAGAGAACCCAAGGAAAACAAAACCTACAAGCAAAAGCAATGTGTTGTTAAAGAGCATTCATTTGAACCCACAGTGTGTTTTGACACAAAGTCATGCAATGAATGTTCTTCCAGCATGGACTCATTTGAGAACACGATAGTTGAATCAAGAACCTCCACTTCCACTTCACGAGGCACAGATGGGATGCAGTCAGGCAGCTTTGGCTTCAAGCGTGCGCCTCCGACATATGAAGATGTAATCTCAGGGCACATCTTGGATATTTCTGCTGGTGATTCACCAGATGAGCTGCTAAGGAATTTTCAGAAGACTTGGCAAGAGAGCGAGCGAGTATTTAAAAGCCTTGGCTACACCATGTCAGAAGCTGCTGAAGCAGAAGTGAGAAGCAGCTTCCATGAGGAAGCAGAGTTTATTAGTG AAACTGCAACTTCAGGGAAAGGAAACGTGCCTACTTTGTCAAAAGAGGGTTTATCCAATGGAGTGCCTGCTTGCCGACAAGCAGACTTTTCATAA